In a genomic window of Paracoccaceae bacterium:
- a CDS encoding TIM barrel protein, producing MTRFSANLGFLWTDRPLPEAIHAAKAAGFDAVECHWPYDFPPADVARALHETGLPMLGLNTRRGDVAGGESGLSALPGREEEACEAIDEALEYAQKTNTGAVHVMAGFAQGPAAEACFVSNLKYACKSASALGITILIEPLNHYDAPDYFLSTTAQAEEILSKVGLQNLKLMFDCYHVQLMEGDLSHRLKRLFPIIGHIQFASVPDRGTPDHGEVDFVHIFDCVHKLGYEHPLGAEYKSALPTDQTLGWMKKFKA from the coding sequence ATGACTCGGTTTTCAGCCAATCTTGGGTTTTTATGGACCGACCGGCCGCTGCCGGAAGCGATTCACGCGGCCAAGGCGGCGGGATTTGACGCAGTTGAATGCCATTGGCCTTATGATTTCCCGCCGGCGGATGTTGCGCGTGCACTCCATGAAACCGGGCTGCCCATGTTGGGATTGAACACCCGCCGGGGAGATGTCGCGGGGGGCGAAAGCGGTTTGTCTGCTTTGCCGGGTCGTGAAGAGGAGGCTTGTGAAGCCATAGACGAGGCGTTGGAATATGCGCAGAAAACCAACACCGGCGCAGTTCATGTCATGGCGGGTTTTGCGCAAGGTCCGGCGGCGGAGGCGTGTTTTGTTTCAAACCTGAAATACGCCTGCAAGAGCGCTTCCGCCCTTGGCATCACCATTTTGATTGAACCCCTCAACCATTATGATGCACCGGACTATTTTCTGAGCACAACCGCGCAGGCGGAAGAGATCCTTTCAAAAGTAGGGCTTCAGAACCTTAAACTGATGTTTGATTGTTATCACGTCCAGCTCATGGAAGGTGACCTGTCACATCGCCTTAAGCGTCTTTTCCCGATTATCGGGCACATCCAGTTTGCAAGCGTGCCTGATCGGGGGACGCCTGATCATGGAGAGGTCGATTTTGTGCATATCTTTGATTGTGTGCATAAATTGGGGTATGAACATCCCCTTGGGGCGGAATACAAATCAGCACTGCCGACCGATCAGACATTGGGTTGGATGAAGAAATTCAAAGCCTGA
- a CDS encoding 2Fe-2S iron-sulfur cluster-binding protein, whose translation MKDGRANTSGLIIRTARIWSGLFMLAFVTTHLINLSLGVISIDSMKNSKPFLTGIWSNPVMGTLLLSALFVHFFLGLWAIYKRPTLQTNLQDLVQLFSGLTIVPLMATHVVGVMSLRINGLPFDYAIATKFFWLDQPAIGLLQVILLSAVWVHGCAGFFTWLRSKAEMRHILGWLYPIAVAVPVLALIGYAEAGRGVLIEAQAATPAPTYYSTQSYSEVETTRPGPPRLPYATVKYITNSVIWWSLALAAVTLLARELRVRLRSFEPVRLQRGNDPPFETTSKLSVFDSFRAHKQPHAGLCEGRGRCGTCAVRIVSSEFPLPEPTALEIKTLGRINAPEDVRLACQLTPSGGFVETEPVYPADYAFTDNDYGAQQSDPTQASV comes from the coding sequence ATGAAAGACGGGCGCGCGAACACGTCAGGTTTGATCATCCGTACCGCGCGTATCTGGTCCGGGTTGTTCATGCTCGCTTTTGTTACAACGCATCTGATCAATCTGAGCCTTGGCGTGATTTCAATCGACTCCATGAAAAACTCCAAGCCTTTCTTGACCGGGATTTGGTCCAATCCAGTGATGGGCACTCTCTTGCTCTCCGCCCTTTTTGTACATTTCTTTCTGGGCCTCTGGGCGATCTACAAGCGCCCGACTTTGCAAACGAACCTACAGGATCTGGTACAACTGTTTTCCGGCCTGACCATTGTGCCACTGATGGCGACCCATGTGGTTGGCGTTATGTCTCTTAGGATCAACGGCTTGCCCTTTGACTACGCCATCGCGACAAAGTTCTTTTGGCTGGATCAACCGGCAATTGGTTTGTTGCAGGTAATTTTGCTTTCAGCGGTCTGGGTTCATGGATGCGCGGGTTTCTTCACCTGGTTACGATCCAAAGCGGAAATGCGTCACATACTGGGCTGGCTCTATCCCATTGCTGTTGCTGTTCCGGTTCTCGCCCTGATCGGATATGCAGAAGCCGGGCGCGGTGTTCTGATCGAAGCGCAGGCCGCAACACCTGCGCCGACTTATTACAGCACTCAATCCTATTCTGAGGTGGAAACAACGCGGCCCGGACCTCCAAGGCTGCCCTATGCCACGGTCAAGTATATCACCAACAGTGTTATCTGGTGGTCTCTCGCCCTGGCTGCGGTGACCTTGCTAGCCCGCGAATTGAGAGTTCGGTTGCGCTCCTTTGAACCCGTCCGTCTGCAACGCGGCAACGATCCGCCTTTCGAAACGACGTCTAAGCTCAGCGTCTTTGATAGTTTCAGGGCTCATAAGCAACCACACGCTGGTTTGTGCGAGGGACGCGGACGTTGTGGCACCTGTGCCGTGCGTATCGTGTCCTCAGAATTCCCGCTGCCCGAACCAACAGCACTTGAAATCAAAACTCTCGGCCGCATCAACGCGCCCGAGGATGTACGCCTTGCGTGTCAGCTGACACCATCGGGTGGCTTTGTGGAAACCGAACCGGTTTATCCGGCAGACTATGCTTTTACGGACAACGACTACGGCGCTCAACAGTCCGATCCGACGCAGGCATCTGTGTGA
- a CDS encoding aspartate dehydrogenase — translation MHLALIGYGNIAQSLVAWLAQRPVEKLSILVRPEAVAFTQDDAALKAASDLVRVTDDIEDILQDAPDLFVECAGHQAVVDFAPRVLGAGYDIVLVSIGVMADPAISRGLRQSAAEGRAQLILPSGAIGGIDLLSALALAGPVNVTYRGTKPPAAWAGTPAETACDLLNLREAHAFFEGNARDAAMSYPKNANVAATLALAGAGFDETRVELVADPAATGNQHRYTVESPAGRFSMTIENAASSGNAKTSLATVYSVIREINRKRDPVAI, via the coding sequence ATGCATTTGGCACTCATTGGATACGGCAATATCGCGCAATCGCTGGTTGCCTGGCTTGCACAGCGCCCCGTCGAAAAGCTTTCTATCCTGGTGCGGCCCGAAGCGGTGGCATTCACACAGGACGACGCAGCGCTTAAGGCCGCCAGTGATCTGGTCAGGGTGACCGATGACATTGAGGACATTTTGCAAGACGCGCCAGACCTGTTCGTCGAATGCGCGGGACATCAGGCGGTGGTCGATTTCGCGCCCCGCGTTCTGGGCGCAGGATACGACATTGTTCTGGTCTCCATCGGGGTGATGGCAGATCCCGCAATATCGCGTGGACTGCGCCAATCCGCCGCCGAGGGTCGCGCCCAATTGATCCTGCCGTCAGGCGCAATCGGTGGCATTGACCTTCTGTCCGCTCTCGCTCTCGCAGGCCCCGTAAACGTTACTTATCGCGGCACTAAACCTCCCGCAGCCTGGGCCGGCACGCCCGCGGAAACAGCTTGCGATCTCCTCAATCTGCGCGAGGCCCATGCGTTTTTCGAAGGCAACGCGCGTGACGCGGCGATGTCCTATCCGAAAAACGCCAATGTCGCGGCGACGCTGGCTCTCGCGGGGGCCGGATTTGATGAAACCCGCGTGGAGCTTGTGGCAGATCCCGCCGCAACCGGAAATCAGCACCGCTATACCGTAGAAAGCCCGGCCGGGCGTTTTAGCATGACCATCGAAAATGCGGCGTCTTCGGGCAACGCGAAAACCTCTCTGGCGACAGTTTACAGTGTGATCCGCGAGATCAACCGCAAGCGTGATCCGGTGGCTATCTGA
- a CDS encoding isocitrate/isopropylmalate family dehydrogenase, producing the protein MKDNFDIAVFNGDGIGPEIMAPTVSILRNLAVAGGYQLSFAECDAGAAHYARTGDSLPAASMETARKSDAILLSAMGLPSVRYEDGTEISPQIDLRKALNLFAGVRPVRIFPGQRTPLKMPEGREVDFVLIRESTEGLFHTQGCGEVSENEARETLLITRETSELLFEFAFNLARERKATGRGKGLVTCVDKANVFRAFAFFREIFDAEAAKNPDLKSDHAYVDATALWFVQKPWDFDVLVTENMFGDILSDLGAGLMGGLGVAPSADIGLEHAVFQPCHGSAPDIAGQGIANPLAMILSGAMMLEWLGLRKGHAIMAADGVRLRAATEAVIAEGKVLTGDLGGSATTDEAAKAVTAALSTS; encoded by the coding sequence ATGAAAGACAATTTCGATATTGCCGTTTTTAACGGCGACGGAATCGGACCCGAAATTATGGCCCCGACGGTAAGTATCTTGCGCAATCTCGCGGTCGCTGGCGGGTATCAACTCTCCTTTGCGGAGTGTGATGCTGGCGCTGCGCATTACGCGCGAACGGGTGACTCCTTGCCCGCAGCTTCCATGGAGACGGCGCGCAAATCAGATGCGATTTTGTTGTCCGCCATGGGTTTGCCGTCTGTGCGCTATGAGGATGGCACGGAGATTTCACCGCAGATTGATCTGCGCAAAGCATTGAATCTTTTCGCCGGTGTGCGCCCGGTGCGCATTTTTCCAGGTCAGAGAACGCCCCTGAAAATGCCCGAAGGGCGCGAGGTGGATTTTGTCCTGATCCGCGAGAGCACCGAAGGGCTTTTTCACACGCAGGGCTGCGGCGAGGTTTCCGAGAACGAAGCGCGTGAGACGCTCTTGATCACTCGCGAAACGTCAGAGTTGCTGTTTGAGTTCGCCTTCAACCTTGCACGCGAACGCAAGGCGACCGGGCGGGGTAAGGGGCTTGTGACCTGCGTTGATAAGGCAAATGTGTTTCGTGCATTTGCTTTTTTTCGCGAGATTTTTGATGCTGAGGCCGCGAAAAACCCGGATCTCAAAAGCGATCACGCCTATGTTGATGCAACCGCTTTGTGGTTTGTGCAAAAGCCGTGGGATTTTGATGTGCTGGTGACGGAAAACATGTTTGGCGATATTCTCTCGGATCTGGGTGCCGGGCTGATGGGCGGCCTTGGGGTTGCTCCTTCAGCGGATATTGGTTTGGAGCACGCGGTGTTCCAGCCCTGCCATGGCTCGGCGCCTGATATCGCCGGGCAAGGCATAGCAAATCCGCTGGCGATGATCCTGTCGGGTGCCATGATGTTGGAATGGCTTGGCCTGCGCAAAGGGCATGCGATAATGGCCGCTGACGGTGTTCGATTGCGAGCCGCCACGGAGGCCGTGATCGCCGAGGGGAAGGTGTTGACCGGTGATCTGGGCGGGTCAGCGACAACAGATGAAGCCGCAAAGGCCGTGACAGCGGCATTGAGCACAAGCTGA
- a CDS encoding Gfo/Idh/MocA family oxidoreductase, giving the protein MATSPLRVACVGAGYFSQFHYDAWARIPEVNCVGSADHNVAAAQATGAPAFADVFEMLEVTAPDILDIILPPTAHGETVQAALDTGVKTIICQKPFCVDLQEASSLAALAENNGARLVIHENFRFMPWYRAIKAEIDDGRIGTPLQASFRLRPGDGQGPKAYLDRQPYFQQMPKFLIHETGVHWVDTFRFLFGNPTAVYADLRQINPAIKGEDAGFVIFDHPGGVRALFDGNRHCDHLADNQRRTMGEAFFEGTAGILTLMGDGSVSFRAHASMVQEQILPPDTSKGFGGDCVYHLQSHVVRALRGDGVLENEAEDYLEVIRIKDAIYQSAQSGRKVTLL; this is encoded by the coding sequence ATGGCGACCTCCCCTTTGCGCGTTGCCTGTGTGGGGGCCGGCTATTTCAGCCAATTCCATTATGACGCCTGGGCGCGCATTCCGGAGGTGAACTGTGTGGGCTCTGCGGATCACAATGTTGCAGCAGCACAAGCCACAGGAGCCCCGGCCTTCGCTGATGTGTTCGAAATGCTGGAAGTGACCGCTCCGGATATTCTCGACATTATCCTTCCCCCAACCGCGCATGGCGAGACGGTGCAGGCGGCTTTGGATACCGGTGTCAAAACTATTATCTGCCAAAAACCGTTTTGTGTGGACTTGCAGGAGGCGTCATCGCTTGCGGCTCTGGCTGAAAACAATGGTGCGCGGCTGGTGATCCATGAGAACTTTCGGTTCATGCCATGGTACCGCGCGATCAAAGCAGAAATTGATGACGGTCGCATTGGCACGCCGTTGCAGGCCAGTTTCCGGTTGCGTCCGGGTGACGGGCAGGGACCAAAGGCCTATCTGGACCGGCAACCCTACTTTCAGCAGATGCCAAAATTCTTGATCCATGAAACCGGGGTGCATTGGGTTGATACGTTTCGTTTCCTGTTTGGCAATCCCACGGCGGTCTATGCCGATCTGCGCCAGATTAATCCTGCGATAAAGGGCGAAGACGCCGGTTTCGTGATTTTTGATCATCCCGGCGGCGTGCGCGCGTTGTTTGATGGAAACCGACATTGTGATCACCTGGCTGACAATCAACGCCGCACCATGGGCGAGGCATTCTTTGAGGGCACGGCGGGCATTTTGACTTTGATGGGCGATGGGAGTGTCAGTTTTCGCGCGCATGCCAGCATGGTGCAGGAACAGATATTACCACCCGATACATCAAAAGGATTTGGCGGAGATTGTGTTTATCATCTGCAAAGCCATGTGGTGCGGGCTTTGCGGGGTGACGGTGTGCTGGAAAACGAGGCGGAAGACTATCTGGAGGTGATCCGGATTAAGGATGCGATTTACCAATCTGCACAATCAGGGCGAAAAGTTACTCTTCTTTGA
- a CDS encoding CoA transferase subunit A translates to MKKVYSSASEALDGVLQDGMLIAAGGFGLCGIPELLLGAIREAGTRDLTFASNNAGVDDFGIGILLQTKQVRKMISSYVGENAEFMRQYLSGELELEFNPQGTLAERMRAGGCGIPGFYTKTGVGTVIAEGKEHKDFDGETYIMERGIVADLAIVKAWKADETGNLMFRKTARNFNPPAAMCGRICVAEVEEIVPLGSLDPDKIHLPGIYVHRLIQGTHEKRIEQRTVRQQEGA, encoded by the coding sequence ATGAAGAAAGTCTATAGCTCGGCGTCAGAGGCGCTTGATGGGGTGTTGCAGGACGGCATGTTGATTGCGGCGGGCGGGTTTGGCCTTTGCGGCATTCCTGAACTGTTGCTGGGCGCGATCCGTGAGGCGGGTACCCGCGATCTGACCTTTGCCTCCAACAATGCGGGCGTGGATGATTTTGGCATTGGTATCCTGTTGCAGACCAAACAGGTGCGCAAAATGATTTCCTCCTATGTCGGCGAAAACGCTGAATTCATGAGACAATATCTGTCTGGCGAGTTGGAACTGGAGTTCAATCCGCAAGGCACGCTGGCCGAACGGATGCGCGCCGGGGGCTGTGGGATCCCGGGTTTTTACACCAAAACCGGCGTCGGCACGGTGATCGCGGAGGGCAAGGAACACAAGGATTTTGACGGCGAAACCTACATCATGGAACGCGGGATCGTGGCGGATCTGGCGATTGTGAAAGCCTGGAAGGCCGATGAAACCGGCAACCTGATGTTTCGCAAAACCGCGCGCAACTTCAACCCACCGGCGGCCATGTGCGGGCGCATCTGCGTGGCCGAAGTGGAGGAAATCGTGCCGCTGGGCAGCCTCGATCCGGACAAAATCCACCTGCCGGGCATCTACGTGCACCGCCTGATCCAAGGCACCCACGAAAAACGCATCGAACAACGTACAGTACGTCAGCAGGAGGGCGCATAA
- a CDS encoding mechanosensitive ion channel, producing the protein MHLKKLLVAVAFVCATTGVGAQEPPSNAPPSPNDLHEFTRLLADERIQNWIQDQADDAEEAAPEGAKTIREQFTEAVDRTGNRVSDLSAAWARFDQAPEVIAGQWRAQLTPDKRVHGLTFALIFLFVGAGLEWLFRQYTNPLRRRIEFRSFKRPRERLYAALTRTALALVGLSLFAAGSIGAFSVVTWPPLLYTLITATLIGIVSVRIVNALIKLFLAPRVTQLRLLPVGDQMARVIGLTLMVFSAMLVFAILLIDVFNQLTATTVSGAASPETLSVAVLFATLLFGLSLIAIMICFAHAKKHTFMIPHRSLARWRAYLSLLSALVFVTWLFDVRPLMWTFLTIGLFIPSLRLLQGWVDMTFDHAIRDFRDQTERRIASETLLDPIDVLPPDETPPAPELPADPYETYRPLAQRLIRFAVFVALGLMLALIWHAGIFENSDTPTVAQRVFSVLIDSAAAVLIADLVWTWGKTSIDRRLAAYTPPEDGQAPGPEARMATLLPLLRVVLLVTLLSMVLMSVLSSMGVNIAPILAGASVLGIAIGFGAQSLVKDVVSGIFFLIDDAFRVGEYVEIDQLRGTVEKISIRSLQIRHHRGAIHTLPFGELKSMTNYSRDWVIMKLEFRVPFDTDLQLVKKIIKKVGAELKANEHYGDAILDTLKSQGVRRMEEFNMVVGVKFMTRPGEQWLVRRDAYQKVRDAFDANGIRMAERNVKVEIAGDEQLSEQERKAVSAAAQDAINPPLKPGIVPDEP; encoded by the coding sequence ATGCACTTGAAAAAGCTGCTTGTTGCTGTCGCGTTTGTCTGTGCCACAACCGGGGTCGGCGCGCAGGAGCCCCCCTCCAATGCTCCCCCCTCGCCAAATGATCTGCATGAGTTTACCCGGCTGCTCGCAGATGAGCGCATTCAGAACTGGATACAGGATCAGGCAGACGACGCCGAAGAAGCAGCCCCAGAAGGCGCAAAAACCATTCGTGAACAATTCACCGAAGCCGTTGACCGGACCGGCAACCGGGTGAGCGATCTGAGCGCAGCCTGGGCCCGATTTGACCAGGCACCAGAGGTTATCGCCGGTCAGTGGCGCGCGCAGTTGACCCCGGACAAGCGTGTTCATGGGCTGACATTTGCGCTCATATTTCTATTTGTCGGTGCCGGTCTGGAATGGTTGTTTCGTCAATATACGAACCCGCTGCGCCGTCGTATCGAGTTTCGCAGCTTCAAACGCCCGAGAGAACGTCTTTACGCGGCTCTGACCCGTACCGCTCTAGCCTTGGTGGGATTGAGCCTTTTCGCCGCTGGTAGTATCGGCGCCTTCTCCGTCGTGACCTGGCCGCCGCTGCTTTACACACTCATCACCGCGACACTGATCGGTATCGTGTCTGTCCGTATCGTTAACGCCCTGATCAAGCTCTTTCTCGCCCCCCGCGTGACCCAGTTACGCCTGCTGCCTGTGGGCGATCAGATGGCGCGTGTGATCGGTCTGACCCTGATGGTCTTTTCCGCGATGCTTGTTTTCGCGATCTTGCTGATTGACGTGTTCAACCAACTCACGGCCACAACAGTTTCGGGCGCAGCCTCCCCTGAAACCCTGTCAGTCGCTGTTCTTTTTGCCACGCTGTTGTTTGGTCTTAGCCTGATTGCCATCATGATCTGCTTTGCGCATGCCAAAAAGCACACCTTTATGATACCGCATCGCTCGCTTGCGCGTTGGCGGGCTTACCTGAGCCTGTTGAGCGCGCTTGTTTTTGTCACATGGCTCTTTGACGTCCGCCCTCTGATGTGGACGTTTTTAACCATTGGTTTGTTCATCCCCTCACTCAGACTATTGCAAGGTTGGGTCGATATGACCTTTGATCACGCAATACGGGATTTCCGCGATCAGACCGAAAGGCGCATCGCATCAGAAACGCTTTTGGACCCGATTGACGTCCTGCCCCCGGACGAAACGCCGCCAGCGCCTGAACTACCGGCAGATCCCTATGAGACGTATCGACCATTGGCACAACGGCTGATCCGTTTTGCTGTCTTCGTGGCGCTGGGACTGATGCTGGCGCTGATCTGGCATGCGGGTATTTTCGAAAATTCAGACACGCCCACGGTTGCGCAGCGGGTATTTTCTGTCCTGATTGACAGTGCTGCTGCGGTCCTGATCGCCGATCTCGTCTGGACCTGGGGGAAAACGTCGATTGACCGTAGGTTGGCCGCCTATACCCCGCCCGAGGACGGGCAGGCACCGGGGCCGGAAGCGCGCATGGCCACGCTTTTGCCGCTTCTGCGCGTGGTATTGCTGGTGACCCTGTTAAGCATGGTGCTGATGTCTGTTCTATCCTCCATGGGGGTCAACATTGCGCCTATTCTCGCCGGGGCCAGTGTATTGGGCATCGCAATTGGTTTTGGCGCCCAGTCTTTGGTCAAGGATGTCGTTTCAGGCATCTTCTTCCTGATTGATGATGCCTTTCGCGTTGGTGAATACGTGGAAATTGACCAATTGCGTGGCACAGTTGAAAAAATCTCGATCCGCTCACTGCAGATACGCCACCATCGCGGTGCCATTCACACCCTGCCCTTTGGTGAACTGAAGTCCATGACAAATTACTCGCGCGACTGGGTCATCATGAAACTGGAGTTCCGCGTACCGTTCGACACCGATCTGCAATTGGTTAAAAAGATCATCAAAAAAGTCGGCGCTGAGCTCAAGGCAAACGAGCACTACGGTGATGCGATCCTGGACACATTGAAGTCTCAAGGCGTGCGCCGCATGGAGGAGTTTAACATGGTCGTCGGGGTCAAATTCATGACCCGCCCCGGCGAGCAGTGGCTGGTGCGCCGGGATGCGTATCAAAAAGTACGCGATGCCTTTGACGCGAATGGCATCCGAATGGCTGAAAGAAACGTGAAGGTCGAAATTGCAGGCGATGAGCAACTGAGCGAACAGGAACGCAAAGCGGTCTCCGCTGCGGCGCAGGACGCGATCAACCCGCCGCTGAAACCTGGGATCGTACCCGACGAGCCTTAA
- the otnK gene encoding 3-oxo-tetronate kinase: protein MTTLLGCIADDFTGATDLAGLLARSGVQVSLRIGVPDEPPEDTAAFEVIALKSRTAPVEEAVAECRAAWAWLKAAGAERFFWKYCSTFDSTAEGNIGPVAEALMADIGTSQTIYCPAFPENGRAIFMGNLFVGQQPLSESPMKDHPLTPMRDSNLMRLLEPQVTKTVGLIDRLSVARGSEAIAAELTDLREKDVVHVVVDAVADADLLQIAKACRDMPLLTGGSAVAMPLPDLYLQDGTLSRDGVKAERRVIVPGAIVLSGSCSAMTRAQVAQYCENAPGFRLDPLELAKDGAGAALDWLATQPLDVTPILYATADPDDVRAAQAELGTSQAGEIVETALAQIAVAARDQGRRRFVVAGGETSGAVTKALGVVRLDIGAEIAPGVPWTYCESAGHDIALTLKSGNFGAEDFFAHALAVLDAS, encoded by the coding sequence ATGACGACACTTTTAGGCTGCATCGCAGATGATTTTACCGGGGCCACCGATCTGGCTGGATTGCTGGCGCGCAGCGGCGTTCAGGTGTCTTTGCGTATTGGCGTCCCGGATGAGCCGCCCGAGGATACCGCCGCATTTGAGGTGATCGCGCTGAAATCGCGCACAGCCCCTGTTGAAGAAGCGGTCGCAGAATGTCGCGCTGCCTGGGCATGGTTAAAGGCCGCTGGCGCCGAACGGTTTTTTTGGAAGTATTGCTCGACCTTTGACAGTACGGCCGAGGGAAACATCGGACCTGTTGCTGAGGCCCTTATGGCTGATATCGGCACTTCCCAGACCATCTATTGTCCCGCTTTTCCGGAAAACGGCCGTGCGATTTTCATGGGCAATCTGTTTGTGGGACAGCAACCGCTGTCCGAAAGCCCAATGAAGGATCACCCGCTGACACCGATGCGCGACAGTAACCTGATGCGTCTGCTTGAACCGCAAGTCACCAAGACTGTGGGTTTGATAGATCGATTGAGCGTTGCGCGCGGTTCAGAGGCGATTGCCGCAGAGCTTACGGATTTGCGCGAAAAAGACGTGGTGCATGTGGTGGTGGATGCCGTGGCGGATGCGGATCTTTTGCAAATCGCCAAGGCTTGTCGGGACATGCCTCTGTTGACGGGCGGAAGCGCTGTTGCGATGCCGCTGCCAGACCTCTATTTGCAGGATGGGACACTATCGCGCGATGGCGTGAAAGCAGAGCGCCGCGTTATAGTACCTGGTGCCATCGTTTTATCTGGCAGTTGCTCGGCAATGACCCGGGCGCAGGTGGCGCAATATTGCGAAAATGCGCCGGGATTTCGGTTGGATCCGCTGGAGTTGGCCAAGGATGGGGCGGGCGCCGCACTAGACTGGCTCGCGACGCAACCCCTTGATGTCACACCGATCCTTTATGCGACAGCAGACCCAGATGATGTGCGCGCAGCCCAAGCAGAACTGGGAACCAGCCAAGCGGGAGAGATCGTCGAAACAGCGCTGGCGCAAATTGCCGTTGCAGCGCGCGATCAAGGTCGACGCCGTTTTGTTGTGGCGGGCGGGGAAACTTCGGGTGCCGTGACCAAAGCCCTGGGCGTGGTCCGGCTTGACATTGGCGCCGAAATTGCACCCGGAGTACCCTGGACGTACTGCGAAAGCGCAGGTCATGACATTGCTTTGACATTGAAATCGGGCAACTTTGGTGCGGAGGACTTTTTTGCGCATGCCCTCGCGGTACTTGACGCGTCATGA
- the ltnD gene encoding L-threonate dehydrogenase, which produces MSQTVAVIGLGSMGYGIAASALRAGHKTHGFDVNAARVADFLAEGGAPGALDVIAGDLDAVIVVVLNAAQTEEVLFGAEALVPQLKPGAVVLACATVPPEVARSLASRAQEHDVLYIDGPISGGAVKAASGQLSVMASGSEAAFVAARPVLDAIAETVFELGDEVGAGSAMKAVNQLLAGVHIATMAEALTFGMTQGVSPDKFVEVISKCAGTSWMLENRAPHIVEGDYTPHSAVNIWLKDLGIVLDIAKTDKFSAPITAAALQQFVAAAGQGLGGEDDAAVAKVYARNAGLKLPGAE; this is translated from the coding sequence ATGTCGCAGACAGTGGCCGTCATTGGTTTGGGATCGATGGGATACGGGATCGCGGCTTCGGCTTTGCGAGCGGGACACAAGACGCACGGGTTTGATGTCAATGCGGCGCGCGTTGCGGATTTCCTTGCGGAGGGTGGTGCGCCAGGAGCTCTGGATGTGATCGCTGGCGATCTTGATGCGGTGATTGTGGTTGTGCTCAACGCGGCCCAGACCGAAGAGGTGCTTTTTGGGGCCGAGGCTCTCGTGCCACAGCTGAAACCAGGTGCTGTTGTCTTGGCCTGTGCGACTGTGCCGCCAGAGGTCGCACGCAGCCTCGCGTCCCGGGCGCAGGAGCATGATGTACTCTATATTGACGGGCCAATTTCCGGTGGCGCGGTCAAAGCGGCATCAGGTCAGTTGTCCGTCATGGCGTCCGGCAGTGAAGCCGCATTTGTCGCCGCGCGCCCCGTGTTGGACGCCATTGCCGAGACCGTGTTCGAGTTGGGCGATGAAGTAGGTGCGGGTTCAGCGATGAAAGCGGTGAACCAATTGCTCGCTGGGGTTCATATCGCAACCATGGCGGAGGCCCTGACCTTTGGCATGACCCAAGGGGTCAGCCCGGATAAATTTGTTGAAGTGATCAGCAAATGCGCGGGCACAAGTTGGATGCTGGAAAACCGCGCGCCGCATATTGTTGAGGGTGACTACACACCGCATAGCGCCGTGAACATCTGGCTCAAGGATCTGGGGATCGTTCTGGACATAGCCAAAACCGATAAGTTCAGCGCGCCGATCACAGCAGCGGCCTTGCAGCAGTTTGTTGCGGCGGCCGGGCAGGGGTTGGGCGGCGAAGATGATGCTGCGGTCGCCAAGGTCTATGCCCGCAACGCCGGTTTGAAATTGCCTGGCGCCGAATAA
- a CDS encoding aldolase: MTAENLLREQICLLAKSLFDRGLTGGSTGNISARTPDGGLLVSPTGTSFGRLDPARLSRFDVDAKHIDGDAPTKEMPLHSAFYDTRRSAGAVVHLHSCHSVALSMMPGVDPDNFLPPMTPYAIMKLGKVKLLPFYRPGDPAMGDAVRGLAGKRSAVMLANHGPVVAAKDVEAACNAIEELEDTARLAMLMHGYDAKMLSPKQVSDLVTHFDVEWDG; this comes from the coding sequence ATGACCGCTGAAAACCTGCTGCGCGAACAAATCTGCCTGCTGGCGAAGTCTCTCTTTGACAGAGGCTTGACCGGTGGGAGCACTGGCAACATTTCTGCGCGCACGCCTGATGGCGGCTTGTTGGTGTCTCCTACGGGGACGAGTTTTGGACGGCTTGATCCGGCGCGCCTCAGCCGTTTTGACGTCGATGCGAAACACATAGATGGCGATGCCCCAACAAAAGAAATGCCACTTCATTCTGCTTTTTACGACACACGCAGAAGTGCAGGGGCCGTCGTCCACTTGCATTCCTGCCATTCTGTGGCCTTGTCGATGATGCCTGGTGTGGATCCCGACAATTTCCTGCCGCCGATGACCCCTTATGCGATCATGAAATTGGGCAAGGTTAAACTCCTGCCCTTTTACAGACCCGGTGATCCGGCGATGGGGGATGCCGTGCGGGGCCTTGCGGGAAAACGCAGCGCGGTGATGCTCGCCAATCACGGCCCTGTGGTGGCCGCGAAAGACGTTGAAGCGGCCTGTAACGCGATAGAAGAACTCGAAGATACCGCGAGACTGGCGATGCTCATGCATGGGTATGATGCCAAGATGCTGAGCCCGAAGCAGGTGAGCGATCTGGTAACGCATTTTGATGTGGAGTGGGACGGATGA